The following are encoded in a window of Marispirochaeta aestuarii genomic DNA:
- a CDS encoding ABC transporter ATP-binding protein: MALETVLELEAVSLIRGGVQIIKDASARFREGRATFFLGPSGSGKSTFLKIAAGIIPPESGRVYYRGNDIFQMSEKENRDFRRRCGFVFQDGALWANRSIWENLSLPLEYHYPGLDKKENRRRIEEAIRQIGFRDNPQLRPAQLSGGECKMIGFMRALITDPDILFLDTPTGNVDANIAARMHRIIKNLKGQGKTLFICSHDKELISAVADDLMVIDGGSILSHGPLRDVLSGENDAVKEIIGTVVDAESILGDDLLQLLSPEGENPFDL, encoded by the coding sequence ATGGCACTGGAAACTGTCCTTGAACTTGAAGCTGTAAGCCTTATTCGCGGAGGCGTACAGATCATCAAAGATGCCTCCGCACGTTTCCGGGAAGGACGGGCCACCTTTTTCCTGGGACCATCGGGATCGGGAAAAAGCACCTTTCTCAAAATAGCCGCCGGCATCATTCCGCCGGAAAGCGGCCGGGTCTATTATCGGGGAAATGATATTTTTCAGATGAGTGAGAAAGAAAACCGGGATTTCCGGCGGCGCTGCGGCTTTGTTTTCCAGGACGGCGCGCTCTGGGCCAATCGTTCCATCTGGGAGAATCTCAGTCTCCCCCTGGAGTATCATTATCCCGGCCTGGACAAAAAGGAGAACCGTCGAAGAATAGAAGAGGCCATCCGACAGATCGGTTTCAGGGACAATCCCCAGTTGCGGCCCGCCCAGCTTTCGGGGGGCGAGTGCAAAATGATCGGTTTCATGCGCGCCCTGATAACGGATCCGGATATTCTGTTTCTGGATACCCCCACAGGAAATGTGGATGCAAACATCGCCGCCAGGATGCACCGCATTATCAAAAACCTGAAAGGACAGGGAAAAACCCTTTTTATCTGTTCCCACGACAAGGAGTTGATCTCCGCCGTCGCGGATGATCTGATGGTCATAGACGGCGGTTCCATCCTGAGCCATGGTCCTTTACGGGACGTACTGAGCGGTGAAAACGATGCAGTTAAAGAGATTATCGGAACGGTAGTGGACGCGGAATCAATTCTCGGCGATGATCTGCTCCAGTTGCTCTCTCCCGAAGGGGAAAATCCCTTTGATCTGTAG